TGGTATAAGTCGGATCTTCCAGGAATACACCTGTAATCACAGCATTATGCTGAATACCCATTTTCACTGCATATTGCAGGGTGCTGTCTGAAAACTTTAAGCCATCAAAAACAGCCAGTATCTTTTTCATAAGTATGCATTCAATGATGAGCAATAAACACAGGTTCACTAATCACCTTTATAACAGAATTGGCATGACTGGGCCGGAGGAAATTAGATATCATATTGCGGCCATACGCACCCATTACTATAAAGGCTTTATCACGTTCAAAAAGTAATTCCACCAGGCCCATTTCTACATTACCTTCTGTAGACAGGAAGTCCAGGTAATTATAATGTGCATGCATCCATTCGCGGAATTTATACCTTTCTTCAGGGCCTACGTCTTCGGGGTTAATACTGATCACAACCGTCTTCAGGTCATTGAACTGCGGAAAGAGATAAGTAAACTGTTTGATGGCATGAATAGAAGCCGCCTTACCATCATAGGTAAACACCAGTTCGTTGATTCCTTCAAAACTGGGTGGCATTATCACCACAGGGCATTCTGCATGGCTCAGTACATCTTTCACAAAATCAGAAGGAGTGTCTTCCCTGTTAGCTGTAAAGGAAGTACCTACATTCAGCAAAATAAGATCGGCATACCTGCTTTCCACGATCAGTTCTGCCAGTGGGTTACCCCTGTCTCTGTGCACAGCACATACTATTCCCTTGTTTTCACAAGCTGCTTTGAAACGTTGAATATTAGTATCACAGGTATGTTGCTTCAGTGAAATGGGTTCCTCTGTCACATTCAATCCTGCGTTGACGGCGGCAGTTCTGATCATACTGTCCGTACGCATTTCGGATTCATCATTTTCCAGGAAAATGGCCAGCAGTTTTGATTGGGCAAGCCCGGTGATATAGCCTGCGAAATCGAGGTTTTCGAGATGCAGATCAAGTGCATCTGCAACAAATAAGATCTTTTTCATAACGATGAGGTTTTCAGATAAAAAAGGATGCCAGTGCTGCCTGGCAACACTGACACCCACAATCCGGTTATTGAATTACCACGTGCCTTGTGCCATTTGCTTTTCGGGCTTCTTCTGTCTTTGGCAGGTATAACTTGAGGATACCATCTTTATACTTTGCTTCTACCCTATCTTTTACGATACTGGCAGGCAGTCTGAAACTCCTGGTGAAGCTACTGTAATTGTATTCCTGTCTGGTGGGGGTTTCTTCTTCATCTTCTGTTTCGGCACTGATAGTGAGTACATCATTGTCAATGTCGATCCTGAAATCATCTTTATCCATGCCGGGAGCTGCTACTGTAAGTTTAAACTGGTCTTTTTCCTCTGTAATATTTACAGCAGGTACGGTTGCAGTAAAAGTTTTACCGCCATTAAAATCGAAGAATTCTTTCCAGGGTTTAAAATAATCTTCAAATACGGAAGGCAGGATGGAAGTTGCCTTAGTTAATTCCTTAGACATAGTTACCTCCTTGTTTTTAATAATTGTGAAGAATATTGGGATTATGATTTCTAAATTTCAGGGCCTTTTTACAATATGAATTTACATTATCTTTTATACTGAAAACAATGATCCGGAGTACATGAAAAATTGATTTTCATCACCATGTCGCCATCGTTACGGATGCATTGTTCAATACCTGCTGAAACAATTTTTCGACATCATCTATATGACACAATGCGGTGCCCGGGCGTAAGGTGGCGGCTGTACCACAGGCAATTCCATAGCGTACTGCGCCCAGAAATCCGGCTCCTTTGGAAAGCTTCAGTACAATGCCTGCCAGCATGGAATCGCCGGCACCTACCGTACTTACAGGTTTTACAAGCGGAGCCGGAATCATCACCTGTTCATCTTTGGTTACAAGGATACATCCTGATGCACCAATAGATACAACAACTGCGGCACTTTGTCCCCGGTTAATAATTTGCCTGGTTGCCTGGTACACCTCTGTTTCGGTGATGCCAGGATCACCAATGTATGCACCTAATTCAGACAGGTTGGGTTTTATAAGATACACCCCTTCCTGGAGTGCATATTCCAGTGGCTTCCCGGCTACATCCACGATTAGTCTCGCCCTTCTTTTTTTAACAATCGCTGCAATCTCTCCCATAATTTCAGCAGGCATACCCGGCGGTAAACTGCCACTCACTACTATGAAATCATCTACGGAACTCTTACCTATTATGTCCAGACAGGGCCGCCATTCCTTTTCACTCACGGTTGGTCCCGGCATACCAAAACGATATTGCTGTCCGGTAGACACATCCATCACTACCAGGTTTTCCCTTGTCTTTCCACTAATAGTCACGTTAATAGCATCCAGGTGCTCTTTTTCTATCAGCGATGAAAAGAAGCGCCCGGTATAACCTCCGGATAAATACACCGCCGTAGAATGCTCTCCCAGATTCCTGATTGCACGGGATACGTTTACACCTCCACCGCCCGGTTCAAATACAGGTGGGGAACAGGCTAGTTTCTTTTCTGGTACAAGGTGCCCGATAGTGGTGCTTTTATCAATGGCTGGGTTAAATGTGAAGGTGATAATCCGATTCATAACACTGGTTTTAGTTTTTCAGGAAATCGTTATTTAACTTTATTGTATACATCGTCGTAGAACCTGATCTCACTTTTGTTATCAGGCCAGGCTACTTCATAGAGGATAAAGAGGGGCACTTTTTGCTTCAGGGGAAAAATAAGTTGTCCTTTGTCAGAGGCCAGCTCACAAACCCTGGCCGGGGCATTTTCCAGGAAGGGATGCAGACCGGGTTCAAGCATTGCCGCCAGCGAGTCTACATTCTCCACCCGGATACATCCATGGCTGAAATACCTGCCATTGAATAAGAAATAACTTTTATTAGGGGTATCATGCAGATACGTACTATAAGGGCTGAAAAAATTGAGCTTGATAATACCCAGTGAGTTGTCGCAACCAAATAATTGCCGTAGTCTATAAGGGAAGTTTCCCTTGTTCAGTTGTTGCCATTTGATAGTAGCAGGATCCAGGACCTTCCCTGTTTTATCCAGCACCTGGTAATTGCCATATTCCAGGTAATCAAGCGGAGCATCCTTAATAGCCGGTAATAATTCCCTGACAGCTATATCATGCGGCACATTCCAGTAAGGGAATAAAATGACCTCATGTACCTGGCTGATAAGCGGTGTAGTCGGCGTATTGGCTTTCCCTACTATACAACGTGTATAAAACAATACGCTGTCTTTATGGAGATAAAAGAGGTTCGCCGCAGGAATATCGACTACGATCACCTTCTGCTCCTGTTGAATACTATTCAGCCAGCGCCAGGTATTCAGGGCATGCCTCAGCTCATACAAGCGCTTTTCAACAGGAATATTCAGTTCTTCGAGTACCCCTGGCCGTAACTTTCCATCTTCCATCATTTCGAAAGTACGCTGCGCAATCCGGAGTGTATTCCGCAGGGTATCTTCGTCCGCAGCATAATCAAGCGTGTCCGTAAACCCCAGCTGGTAAAATCTTTCCAGGAGCGGGCGATTGGTACTGTCTAACAGATTGCTGCTAATGGGAGGAACCAGCCTGTTTTTATGCCGCTCTAGTAAAGCAAGCCGTTTCTTAAATTCCGCATAAACCTGGTTATGAGGCTCCAGTCTGCCAGCCAGGTCAGCCAAGCGACCTTCTGCAATAGCGGCCACTATACTGTCTCTTACATGTGTGCTCCTGGGCTGGTAACTGATGCCATCGTAGCTAACCCGGTTTTCCACGCTGCCATATGCGATATCAGCATAAAAGGCAATAGCGGCGTTCGTCAGTTCCCGTTCTATTGCCGCTGAATCTATCCTCCCCACGTTCGCATGAATGGCTATAATGGTTTTGTATGCATAGTCATGCTCATCGAGCCCATACAGGGATGCCCTTGCAAATTCATCACAGAGGATCTGCCGGTTTGCACTATCAGACAGCCAGGGTATAGACTGCCCCTGTGCCGGTGGCAGTAAGCATAACAAAAGCACCCATATGGCCAGCCAATATTTCATACCTTATGCGTAATGAGCAATGAAAACAGGATACTTATTCTCATGAATATCACTGATACAAAAACTTTTCTTAAAAATATCTGACCAGCCAGACCTGCCAAATGCTCCTGTCACCAATATAGGGTTCTTAATATCCTGCAGCCAGGTATGGAAATAATCTAGTTTCCGGAGTTCCAGCTGCTGGAATGTAAGCCCGTTAAAATGCCCTGCTGCCAGTTCTTTTATATAGTCCTCATCCGGTAGCGTATTATGCAATTTCCGGGTAGCATATACCAGGGTTGTACTCCCCTCACATAGATCCCCAAAGAGATAGGCGAACATCTTAATCGCAAATACAGAAGACCGGGTACCATCATAGGCGAGGATCACATTTTCAGGGAACCCAAATTTCTCGGGGGCAACGATCACCGGGCATTCCGCATCATGGAGAATATCCCGTATAAACTCATCTGCAACATCATGCTGCAGGTACTCGTAAAACTGCTGGCTGCCTATAATCATTAAATCTGCAAACCGGCTTTCCCGTTGTAATCTCTGCAGGGAATAAGATGAATGATCTCTATGCACACGGAACTCGATCCCGTTACGGGTACATTCATACTCAAAGCGCTCAACATTTTCGTCTAACTTATTCTCATCGATTTCCATTTGTATAGGCATGTACATACCACCTCCGCCTAGTACATAATTTTGTTCACTAAAATCAAAAGCTGGTAGAAAAACGCCAATCAGTAAGATCTTTTCCTGTTCATTTAGTCTTTTTGCCATTTCATATGCTCCATTCGAATAATGCGTGCCATCAAAGGCAATTAATACTTTTTTCATGGCCGTGGAGTTAAAAATGAATAAATGGGGAACAACTAAATTTCCGAAGATCCGGCACGACCAAAAATGATCTTCATCATCGAAAAACCTGATATTCATAGCTTCCCGGGCCGCAATATCAACGAAATAAATGACGAATGTCATTGATTCGGCCATCTCCGGGGGCTTACCTTCGGATAGAAATACGACGAGTTCCACAGTTACGATTGCAGTGTCGGTTCAATTTGTTGCCATCCCTTTTATATATAATATGTGCTTTTTTCATAACCAATAATTCATCGTTAAAGAAAGATAGTGACCGTAATTGCTACCTTTCTTTTTTATCAAATTGAATGATTGTATTCGCTATTCTACCAATTTGTCATTTTTCACTATAACTCATTTCATAATTACCATTTAAGTTTAAGTATTGATTATCGGTTACAAATACCCGCTTATGAAATGAGTGCTACAATCACCTGTACCCGTATTGAGAATTTCCCGAACACCGCCCAATACATCTCAAGGCCAGTCCGGCATTGTTTTTCGGACTGGCTTTGTAATATCCGGGCGCTGCTGATCCGGATTACTTTTTGATTTGACAGGAATCATTTCTATCCTTTGATAATGAACGTAACTTTTCATCCAACTACACCCCAACAGACTGGAAATGCGAACTGTTTTATTAACGATTTAATAAATTCCATATGAAAAATTCAATCAACATATTTTTCATCAAAGGAATTCAGATTAAGCTGCACTGGACATTCCTGTTGTTCATTGCATGGGTATTATTCATGCAGGTCATCGCCAGGGAACCTCTTCATATTGCACTGGTGACGATGGGTGAAATACTTGCCGTATTTATGTGTGTACTGTTGCATGAACTGGGGCATGCCTTTGCCGCTATCTATTATAAAATTCCCATCAGCGAAATCCGCTTACTGCCTATTGGTGGTCTTACCCTTTTCACAAAACAACCCGCCAATCCCACGCAGGAAGTAGTGGTCAGCCTGGCAGGACCAATAGTGAATCTATTGATCGCCCTGGCCATGATTCCTTTTATACCTGCAGGAACCGAATACTGGAATTTCAGCAATATGATCAGCAGTATTCACGCCGGCAATTTCTTCCATTTCATCTATAATATCAATGTATTGCTGACCCTCATTAACCTCCTGCCCATCCTGCCTTTGGATGGAGGAAAACTCTTAAAGGGCCTGGCAGGCTTTATATTCAAACCATACCCCGCGTTCCGCCTTACCCTGACCATCAGTACAGCAGGGAGCCTACTGCTGACCATAGCCGGGCTGCTTACAGGCAACCTGTTATTTATCTTATACGGCTGTTTCCTTCTTTTTACATCCACAATTGAAAAGAATAATTATACCATCAGCTTTTTACTGAAAGATGAAACGGTGTCAGATGTTCTGTCGCAGGACTACAAAACCATAGATATGCACGCGGCACGCGAAGAAGTGCTGGCAACCATTTGTTCCGGCAACGACAGGTATTATGTATTGACGGACGATACCGCGCTGGTGGGCATCCTGGATAAGGAAACGATCTTAAGCAAACTCTTGTCCGAAAAGAAAGACATGGCCTTACAGGACATTATAATTCCGGAGCTGCCGGCCATTAGTGCAGATAGCAGGATAATGGATGTATGGGCCGGATTACCGGGAAAAGCAGATTTGATTGTACCCGTCACTTCACCGGCAAAGAAAATAATCGGGGTCATCAGCAGGGATAATATCATTGGCTTTCTGCTGAACCGTATGCAGGCCCAACATAAAAAACAGTGGCACTGGCAATAGGCCCGGCCCTGATGTATACAGGAGCAGGAAACTCATTGATGGCATAAAAGCGCTACGCCAATAAGTATGCCACCAGTCAAAATGAAAATACTTTACTGGCGGAAATACGAAAATGTGACGCAGCAGATCATAACGATAAAAGCGTTACTTAAAAGCTATCACCTTAAATATGCCACAATGAAAAACGAAACCAACACGCTTGTCTATCTCGTAGAAGATGATTCAGATGACCAGGAAATATTGGTAGCTGCCATTCATCAGATCAACCCCTGCATCACGATGCAGGTATTCGAAAATGGGAAAGAATTAATGAACCGGATAGATGAAGATAACTGTTATGATAAACCCGCTCTCATTATAATGGATTACAACATGCCTTACTTTACAGGTGCAGAGGTACTAAAAAAACTAAATACCCTGAACCGTTTAAAAGGCATACCGAAAGTGATCTGGAGCACCGCCAGCGACATCCTTACCAGGAATGAATGCATCAGCAATGGTGCAAGTAATTATTATGAAAAGCCATATAATGTTTCAGGGTATTCTCAGTTAGCTGCAAATATGCTGGGATACATCATATAAAACCTAAAGTTATGAAAGCACTTGTTTATAAAAGTACCGGACAGGTAGCCCTTGAGGAAAAAGCAAAACCGGGAATCATAGCGCCGACAGATGCCGTGATAAAAATAACAAAGACGACTATATGCGGTACAGATCTGCATATCCTGAAGGGAGATGTAAAGGAAGTTGCCTACGGCACCACCCTGGGCCACGAAGGAATTGGGATAGTAGAAGAAACCGGTAATGCTGTCAGCAATTTCAAAAAAGGAGATCATGTCCTCATCTCCTGCATCACCTCCTGCGGCAAGTGTGAATACTGCAGAAAGGGAATGTATTCGCACTGCCGGGAAGGAGGCTGGGTACTCGGCCATCTCATAGATGGTACCCAGGCAGAATACGTACGAATTCCATATGCCGATACCAGTTTGTATCACATACCTGCTGATACGAATGATGAAAGCCTGGTTATGCTGAGCGATATATTGCCTACAGGCTACGAATGTGGTGTGCTAAACGGGCAGGTACAACCGGGAACCACTGTAGCCATAGTAGGTGCAGGACCGGTAGGCCTGGCAGCACTCACCACCGCACAATTCTTTACACCTGCAGCTATCATCATGATTGATACAGATAATAACCGCCTGGACGTTGCCAAATCAATGGGGGCTACACATGCTATCAACAGCAGCCAGGAGAATGTGATCGAAGCAGTCATGGCACTTACGGATTACGAAGGGGTCGATACAGCTATGGAAGCGGTAGGTATACCCGCCACCTTTGAATTATGCACCCAGCTGATAAGGCCTGGTGGCAAAGTGGCCAATATAGGTGTACATGGCAAATCTGTATCCCTGGCGATGGAAGAACTGTGGTCTAAAAACATCACGATCACTACCCGCCTGGTAGACACCTGTACAACGCCTATGCTGTTAAAAACGGTGAGCAGTAAAAAGCTGGATCCCTCCGCTTTTATCACCCACCGGTTCACACTCTCCGACATAGAAAGCGCTTATAAAACGTTTGGGAATGCCGCCAAAGAAAAAGCATTGAAGGTGATCATTAATAATGAATATTAAAAACTATATACAATGAAAAAGATACTTGCAGTAATAGATGCGGTAAACTTTAAGGAATCACAGCTGGATGTCATTACCTCTATTACTTCCCTGCAGGAGAACGCACTGACCCTGTTGTTCCTCGAAGACACCAAGAGCGCCAGCCAGCTATTGTCTGCCACCTCCCTCGAAGGCTTTACAGCAGGCTACTATGAAAAAATAAGGGAAAGTGAACATGAAAAACATGAGTTAATTGAAGATAACTATACAGCGATAAAAAAAGCCTGTAAAGAAAAAGGGCTCTTCTGTACAATTAAAAACATTAAAGGCGTAGCAGAAGATGAAGTGATTAACGAAAGCCGCTTTGCCGACCTGCTCATCATCGGTAAAGCCCTCTCTTTCCCATTCCTGTATGACACCGACCCAAGTGGCTTTGTCAAAAACATACTCATTCATGCAGAATGCCCGGTGATGGTGCTGCCGGAAACCCCACACCTGATTAATGGAGTAGCACTCTGTTACAATGGCACCTACGCTTCTATGTACGCCATCAGGGAGTTTGCGGCCTTATTCCCTGCATTGCTGCTCAAACATACCGAAATATTATACGTGTGTGAGAAAGGTGAGAAAAACATTCCGCAAAAGGAACACCTGCAGGAATACCTGAAAACATATGACACCCATCTCAGTTATAAAATACTGAACGGGCAGGCAGACAAGGCTATACAGGAATACCTGGACGAAAAGACGAACCTGATAGGCACCTTCGGCGCATACGGCCGCAGCAGGGTATCCAGGTTCTTTAGCAGCAGCAGCGCTGACAATATATTACGCAACCTGAAAGGCCCCGTATTTATTACGCATCCTTCTGGACATTGATGATATCCGGGGGATCTGCTTCCCCCATATTTCTTAGCACTCATTTCATAAAAAGTAATTATGAAATGAGTGCTAATTACTTAACTGGTTTAATTTCCTTATATCCAGCAGGTAGATCACGCCATGCCTGATCTCAATGAGATGCTCATCCCTGAAGTCTGCCAGGGTACGGGCAAATGATTCTTTGGCCACGCCGGCCAATGCGGCAAGGTTGCCCCTGCTAAATTTTATCCCTACATTCTGATCACCGGCTACATTATATTTATTGAATACCGTCAGCAAAGTGTCTGCGGCTCTTTTCCGCAATGAATCATAAGCCATTCTCAATAACTGCAGCTCCTTTTCTTCAATCGTGTGGGTAAGCATTTTGATCATCTGCTCCCTGGCAAATTTCTGCCCCATCAATTCTTCAAAATCCTGGACAGGAATGACCGACACGATAACCTGGTCGATGGCCTCCGCAGTATCATTATAACGGCTCCTTTCCAAAACAGGGATATAGCCCAGGAAATCGCCTTCCTTAAACAGCCCCGTAATCATCTCCTTACCATCCTCATCTATCCTGTATGCCTTCACGAATCCCTTCAGGATAAAATAAAGACAGGAAGGATGGGTGCCTTCCTGGTAGATAATCTGCTTATTCTTAAAAGTCCTGATATTACGATCCCTGATAAGATTCTTAAATGGTTCCGTATCTTCTGCGGGCAACCTATCAATGGTTGCCCCACCTGCTTTCAGGGCAGCAGACCTGGTGTGAGCCGCCTTTTTTAACTGGCATTCAATAGCACTCAGTAATTCTGACGGATTAAATGGTTTGGTAATATAATCATCCGCTCCCATTTCCATTCCTTTTCGGATCTCTGCACGTTCTGCTCTTGCTGTGAGAAAAATAAAGGGGATCTTAAAGGGTTTCTTTTCGTTGTTTAACATTTGTAAAACAACAAAGCCATCGAGGATAGGTAAAGACAAATCACATACAATCAGGTCTGGCTGACGTGTTTCCGCAAGTATAATTCCTTGCTTTCCATCAGCTGCTTCCAGCACCTGGTAGCTGGCCATTTCCAGCACCTCTGCAATATTTTCCCTGATTGCCTGATTATCTTCAATAACAAGAATAGTTGCCATGTCCGGGGTGAATTACGCTGGTAAATAAGGGGTGTATTTTACTTAAATAAGGGCTTATGTGTCAAGTTCGGTTTGATTGATAAACGCCAGGAAAAAGAATAAATTAATTTAATAAAAAGCAATCACTTGTACAAAAATATAGTAAAATTCTATTCCCCTAATAATATATGAAAAATACGATCATATTCCGGTGGGGGGCCCCCGGTTATTCCCTTTTTTATGGCCATCCTGATTAAGGTCAATCTAATTTTTCAAAATTGTTCATATTTTTAAAATCTTGCATTTACAATCAAATTCACTGAGAATGAGAAATAAAGTTATTATACACCTATTATTGTCAGCCTGGGGACTTCTATTCTTTTCATTTGTTAATGCACAGACAACCATACCACAGAGCTATTTTAAACTAACTACCTCCAATGGCCTCATTGTTTCGGTCTATAATGAAAAAGCAGGAGGTATCGACTACGTCTATCCACATATTTTTACCAATACTGATTCAAGCCATTATGTAAATCCCTTTATAGGGAACATAAAACTGAGCAGCGGGGAGAAACCTCTCCGAACAGGTTACGTGCAGAACACACATGTAATTTTGTCTGAATTTAAAGACTTCAGCGTCTATTATACAGCTTCGTTTAAGAACCACGATAAAGTCTTTTATATCGTTGTCCGGGGCACAAAAAAGAAAATCGAAAACCTGAAATTCGATGCTGAAATGGGAGCCGGGAAGCAGGTATCAGGCATAGATCATCTTGAAAACTCCCTACAGGACTTACCCTGTATAATAGCGGGTAATGCGCTTTCAGGTTCCCTTATCAAACAATATAAAGGTGATATCTATGAAAAATATTTTCTATACTCATTTACTGATTCCCTGCATAAAGACGGCAATATTGTAAAAAAAGCAGTCAAAAATATCATGTCTTCTCCCGGCTCATTAATTGACACCGAAATACAATATATGAGGAAGTTGATTGACAACTGTAAATTTCCTTCAACCTTGTCTGGAAAAGAACGGAATATTTTAGAACAGTCCGTAACGATGCTGAAAATGTCGCAGGTGTCAGATTATGAAATATTTCCATACTCCCACGGACAAATCATGGCCTCTCTACGCCCGGGCTTATGGCATACAGCATGGGTGCGTGATGCTGCTTTTGCCATACAGGCGATGACCAGGCTGGGCATGTACAACGAGGCAAAAAAAGGCCTGGAATTTATGCTGAAAGCGCCCTCCAATAAGTATAAGCATTATATCTATAAGGATGGTAAGGATTACGGACCCGGAATGGATTACCAGGTATCACTTACCCGCTATTTTGGTAACGGAAATGAAGAGTGTGATACAAACGACGAGGGGCCGAATATAGAATATGATGACTTTGGATTGTTTTTGATTGCCTGTTTAGACTACGTGAACCGTAGTCAGGACTGGGCATTTTATAAGAAATGGAATAATATAGTCACACATAAAGTAGCAGATGTGATCATTCATTGTATGGAATCCAATAATCTCATTAAAGCGGATTCCGGCCCCTGGGAGCATCACCTCGCATTGACAAAACAATACACCTTTACTTCAAGTGTCTGTGCCCGCGGATTAGAATTATTCAGTGATGCACAAAAGAAGCAGGAACTACCCTTTGAGAAATATAAAGAAGCCGCTGGAAAAATAAAACAGGCCATATTAGATCATATGCTGGTTGATCATAAATATCTTAAGGGGAATGCTGATGACATGAATATTACCGACCACGAATATTGGGATGGCGGTTCCTTTGAACTTTTTGCCAACGGACTAATAGCCGATACCAGCCTCTTTAAATCCCACATGGAAGCATATGATCAAAGACTAAGAATAAAAGGAGAACGACCTGGCTATATCCGCCTCGAAAGCGGTGACCCTTACGAGAACCAGGAATGGGTTTTTATCAATCTCCGGATTGCTTATGCATATTTGAAATTTGGGAGTACCAAAGCTGCTAAACCACTGATTGATTATATCACCGAACAAGCCACTGTAAATCACAACACGATTCCTGAAATGATCAGCAATAAATCCCAGATGGACAAAGTAGCTACCCAAAAACGTGAAATCGAGGTTTGGTGTAATTGCGTTCGTGACAATAGTGATATGTATATAGGCATGGTACCCATGGTGGGCTATGGGGCGGGAGCCTATACATTGTCCCTGTTGTCATTTTATGGAATTAAATAGTAACAACATGGATATAGAAGTATGCAGCTCTTATGATGAAATAAGTGTAAAAGCAAAAAATATAATCATAGAAAAGCTTTGTAGTCAAAGAGCCCTGCACCTCTGTGCTGCAACCGGGGGAAGTCCTACCGGGCTTTACAAAGAATTAGCAGCAGAATATATAAAACACCCCGGTCTGTTCGACCGGCTTCATATTACCAAACTTGACGAATGGGGAGGTATAGACATGTCTCATCCGGGAACCTGTGAAACATATCTTCAAAAATACCTAATCCAACCGTTAAAGATAGCAGGAGACCGGTACCTGTCATTTCAGAGTAATCCGGAAGATCCCAAAGCAGAATGTAATAAAATCAAAAATGAATTATGTCGTTTGGGAGGGATAGATATCTGTATTCTCGGGCTGGGAATGAATGGGCATCTGGCACTGAACGAACCCGGTTGCGTTCTGGAATCTCAATGCCACGTTGCCCAACTTGATCTTCAATCCCTAGCACATCCAATGCTGGGCGATGGAGAAAGACCAAAATATGGTTTAACCTTAGGCATGGCAGAAATTCTGCAGGCCAAACAAATTATACTCCTTATAAGCGGAGAAAAAAAGAAAGATATAGCATTGAAGCTGCTATCTTCAAAAAGGGTAACAACCTCCCTGCCAGCATCATTTGTCTGGTTGCACCCTAATGTTAAATGCCTGGTAGACAGTGAAGCGTATACAGTAATAGATTGATAATAAATAAACAGATGATCATTCAAATGAAAAAGCAATTATTCTTCTTAATAATAACAGTTTTTCTAACTCTTAATATTAAAGCACAGCAACAGGAAATCAACACAAGAGTTGAAAATCTTCTGTCTCAGATGACCCTGGGCGAAAAAATCGGGCAACTGAACCAGTATAATGACGATGGGGCAGCTACCGGACCAGTAACAATAGACGGAGATAAAGAAAACCAAATCAGACGCGGTGAATTGGGGTCCATGCTGAATGTCTTTACAGTATCCCGTATGCGTCAGTTTCAGGCGATTGCCCTGCAATCACGCCTGAAAATCCCGCTTATGTTTGGGCAGGATGTCATCCATGGGTACAAAACAACTTTCCCGATTCCATTAGGGGAAGCTGCCAGTTGGGATCTGGACGCCATTAAACGCTCCGCGCGGATAGCAGCAACAGAAGCTTCCGCAGGCGGCGTGCAATGGACATTTGCGCCAATGGTTGACATCAGCCGGGATCCACGCTGGGGAAGAGTAATGGAAGGCGCCGGGGAAGACCCCTACCTTGGATCACTCATCGCAAAAGCAAGGG
This window of the Chitinophaga sancti genome carries:
- a CDS encoding glycoside hydrolase family 15 protein, whose protein sequence is MRNKVIIHLLLSAWGLLFFSFVNAQTTIPQSYFKLTTSNGLIVSVYNEKAGGIDYVYPHIFTNTDSSHYVNPFIGNIKLSSGEKPLRTGYVQNTHVILSEFKDFSVYYTASFKNHDKVFYIVVRGTKKKIENLKFDAEMGAGKQVSGIDHLENSLQDLPCIIAGNALSGSLIKQYKGDIYEKYFLYSFTDSLHKDGNIVKKAVKNIMSSPGSLIDTEIQYMRKLIDNCKFPSTLSGKERNILEQSVTMLKMSQVSDYEIFPYSHGQIMASLRPGLWHTAWVRDAAFAIQAMTRLGMYNEAKKGLEFMLKAPSNKYKHYIYKDGKDYGPGMDYQVSLTRYFGNGNEECDTNDEGPNIEYDDFGLFLIACLDYVNRSQDWAFYKKWNNIVTHKVADVIIHCMESNNLIKADSGPWEHHLALTKQYTFTSSVCARGLELFSDAQKKQELPFEKYKEAAGKIKQAILDHMLVDHKYLKGNADDMNITDHEYWDGGSFELFANGLIADTSLFKSHMEAYDQRLRIKGERPGYIRLESGDPYENQEWVFINLRIAYAYLKFGSTKAAKPLIDYITEQATVNHNTIPEMISNKSQMDKVATQKREIEVWCNCVRDNSDMYIGMVPMVGYGAGAYTLSLLSFYGIK
- a CDS encoding response regulator — protein: MATILVIEDNQAIRENIAEVLEMASYQVLEAADGKQGIILAETRQPDLIVCDLSLPILDGFVVLQMLNNEKKPFKIPFIFLTARAERAEIRKGMEMGADDYITKPFNPSELLSAIECQLKKAAHTRSAALKAGGATIDRLPAEDTEPFKNLIRDRNIRTFKNKQIIYQEGTHPSCLYFILKGFVKAYRIDEDGKEMITGLFKEGDFLGYIPVLERSRYNDTAEAIDQVIVSVIPVQDFEELMGQKFAREQMIKMLTHTIEEKELQLLRMAYDSLRKRAADTLLTVFNKYNVAGDQNVGIKFSRGNLAALAGVAKESFARTLADFRDEHLIEIRHGVIYLLDIRKLNQLSN
- a CDS encoding zinc-dependent alcohol dehydrogenase family protein; translation: MKALVYKSTGQVALEEKAKPGIIAPTDAVIKITKTTICGTDLHILKGDVKEVAYGTTLGHEGIGIVEETGNAVSNFKKGDHVLISCITSCGKCEYCRKGMYSHCREGGWVLGHLIDGTQAEYVRIPYADTSLYHIPADTNDESLVMLSDILPTGYECGVLNGQVQPGTTVAIVGAGPVGLAALTTAQFFTPAAIIMIDTDNNRLDVAKSMGATHAINSSQENVIEAVMALTDYEGVDTAMEAVGIPATFELCTQLIRPGGKVANIGVHGKSVSLAMEELWSKNITITTRLVDTCTTPMLLKTVSSKKLDPSAFITHRFTLSDIESAYKTFGNAAKEKALKVIINNEY
- a CDS encoding galactosamine-6-phosphate isomerase, yielding MDIEVCSSYDEISVKAKNIIIEKLCSQRALHLCAATGGSPTGLYKELAAEYIKHPGLFDRLHITKLDEWGGIDMSHPGTCETYLQKYLIQPLKIAGDRYLSFQSNPEDPKAECNKIKNELCRLGGIDICILGLGMNGHLALNEPGCVLESQCHVAQLDLQSLAHPMLGDGERPKYGLTLGMAEILQAKQIILLISGEKKKDIALKLLSSKRVTTSLPASFVWLHPNVKCLVDSEAYTVID